The following are encoded together in the Culex pipiens pallens isolate TS chromosome 1, TS_CPP_V2, whole genome shotgun sequence genome:
- the LOC120412740 gene encoding peroxisome biogenesis factor 10 isoform X1, whose amino-acid sequence MEIPHSAFGFSESVDFHNLTKSPVSAMSLYHAHAGQAEIIRTIQKDQSYIDEIRGQLSEILLLVSQRNWFKYQHLCKLIAEILYHHYAIVNNLQTLGEEYTGIIQVDSNYVMLPNKALQIFAILLEYGGEHVVDRILTRLQTEIDRSEEILPEAKENLNRMLDGLKFIVPYVRGCHTSLFYIYSGKYHISKRLTGINYVLIRNWLKENHSIYGFRILGVVTLLQLVLSLIVKMVEQRKKSKADAANAAVKRAAPSASGGERPNHSSERKCALCMEQAVDLSATQCGHLFCWVCILNWLDERQICPICREAIKKSRVVRLQNY is encoded by the exons atggaaataccccatagtgcatTTGGCTTCTCAGAATCTGTCGACTTTCATAATTTGACAAAATCCCCAGTTTCAGCCATGTCGCTATACCACGCCCATGCCGGCCAGGCCGAGATCATCCGGACGATCCAGAAGGATCAGAGCTACATCGATGAAATTCGGGGTCAGCTCAGCGAAATCTTGCTCCTCGTAAGCCAAAGGAACTGGTTCAAGTACCAGCACTTGTGCAAACTGATTGCCGAAATCCTATACCACCACTATGCCATCGTGAACAACCTGCAAACACTGGGCGAAGAGTACACCGGAATCATCCAGGTCGACTCCAACTACGTGATGCTGCCGAATAAGGCC TTGCAAATTTTTGCCATTCTGCTGGAATACGGTGGCGAGCACGTGGTCGATCGGATTCTAACCCGGTTGCAAACGGAAATCGATCGCAGCGAGGAGATACTGCCGGAAGCTAAGGAAAACTTGAACCGGATGCTGGACGGGCTAAAGTTCATCGTTCCGTACGTGCGAGGCTGCCACACCAGCTTGTTCTACATCTACAGCGGAAAGTATCACATTTCGAAGCGACTGACGGGAATCAACTAC GTCCTCATCCGGAACTGGCTCAAAGAGAACCACTCGATCTACGGCTTCCGGATCCTGGGAGTGGTCACCCTGCTACAGTTAGTCCTTTCCCTAATCGTCAAAATGGTGGAACAGCGCAAAAAGAGCAAAGCGGACGCCGCCAACGCAGCTGTCAAACGTGCAGCGCCATCAGCAAGCGGTGGCGAAAGACCGAACCACTCCTCGGAGCGCAAGTGCGCCCTCTGCATGGAGCAGGCCGTAGACCTGAGTGCCACCCAATGTGGTCACCTGTTCTGCTGGGTTTGCATCCTGAACTGGCTGGACGAGCGGCAGATTTGCCCGATCTGCCGGGAAGCGATCAAGAAGTCGCGCGTGGTGAGGTTGCAGAACTACTAA
- the LOC120412740 gene encoding peroxisome biogenesis factor 10 isoform X2: MSLYHAHAGQAEIIRTIQKDQSYIDEIRGQLSEILLLVSQRNWFKYQHLCKLIAEILYHHYAIVNNLQTLGEEYTGIIQVDSNYVMLPNKALQIFAILLEYGGEHVVDRILTRLQTEIDRSEEILPEAKENLNRMLDGLKFIVPYVRGCHTSLFYIYSGKYHISKRLTGINYVLIRNWLKENHSIYGFRILGVVTLLQLVLSLIVKMVEQRKKSKADAANAAVKRAAPSASGGERPNHSSERKCALCMEQAVDLSATQCGHLFCWVCILNWLDERQICPICREAIKKSRVVRLQNY; the protein is encoded by the exons ATGTCGCTATACCACGCCCATGCCGGCCAGGCCGAGATCATCCGGACGATCCAGAAGGATCAGAGCTACATCGATGAAATTCGGGGTCAGCTCAGCGAAATCTTGCTCCTCGTAAGCCAAAGGAACTGGTTCAAGTACCAGCACTTGTGCAAACTGATTGCCGAAATCCTATACCACCACTATGCCATCGTGAACAACCTGCAAACACTGGGCGAAGAGTACACCGGAATCATCCAGGTCGACTCCAACTACGTGATGCTGCCGAATAAGGCC TTGCAAATTTTTGCCATTCTGCTGGAATACGGTGGCGAGCACGTGGTCGATCGGATTCTAACCCGGTTGCAAACGGAAATCGATCGCAGCGAGGAGATACTGCCGGAAGCTAAGGAAAACTTGAACCGGATGCTGGACGGGCTAAAGTTCATCGTTCCGTACGTGCGAGGCTGCCACACCAGCTTGTTCTACATCTACAGCGGAAAGTATCACATTTCGAAGCGACTGACGGGAATCAACTAC GTCCTCATCCGGAACTGGCTCAAAGAGAACCACTCGATCTACGGCTTCCGGATCCTGGGAGTGGTCACCCTGCTACAGTTAGTCCTTTCCCTAATCGTCAAAATGGTGGAACAGCGCAAAAAGAGCAAAGCGGACGCCGCCAACGCAGCTGTCAAACGTGCAGCGCCATCAGCAAGCGGTGGCGAAAGACCGAACCACTCCTCGGAGCGCAAGTGCGCCCTCTGCATGGAGCAGGCCGTAGACCTGAGTGCCACCCAATGTGGTCACCTGTTCTGCTGGGTTTGCATCCTGAACTGGCTGGACGAGCGGCAGATTTGCCCGATCTGCCGGGAAGCGATCAAGAAGTCGCGCGTGGTGAGGTTGCAGAACTACTAA
- the LOC120412706 gene encoding sushi, von Willebrand factor type A, EGF and pentraxin domain-containing protein 1 codes for MVRWRRGRHDGGRGGGGAGGNCWRSSVKLLAIVYILHVTASWIDGVNCQVCGPPAIPANARVQTQPADGTGGGLRSAKYECDSGYELFGSETIKCDPVKGWDRELPFCGTNVAYRKPVNQSSATRSGPAGFANDGKPGNQNPDGQECSETQKEASPWWRVDLLTPEAVRVVRITTRGCCGHQPLQDLEIRVGNSSSDLQRNPLCAWYPGTMDEGTTKSFTCARPLIGQFVTVQLVGVESSLSLCEVEVFSNDEFSPDRCAAPNLNADTILTTFAKTCYEFHITRGESFDKARQVCQSHGGDLLHDIRGATNDYIISELERRKTDLRTQLVWIGAQKEPGITARTWKWVNGDTVLKPTWGKDQPNNYNGEQNCVVLDGGRSWLWNDVGCNLDYLNFICQHSPLSCGSPEALVNTTIVGKNFTIGAAIEYRCPVGHSLIGDAQRLCQETGVWSGRPPTCKYVDCGALPEIDHGGIILSEQRTSFGVKATYTCHENYTLIGNENRTCQADGWSGSDPKCLVDWCPEPPPIQGGTIKVSGRRAGSTAIYSCEYGFVLIGEPVLSCGLGGNWTGKTPLCRFVDCGMPARPDRGNLLLVNDSTTVGSMVRYFCDDDYWLVGPSELFCTKDGKWSGSAPACELITCETPHVPAGSFVVGYDYNIHSSIQYHCDPGHILRGDDTLTCLESGHWSGDAPDCEYVDCGPLTPIPFGSNRYLQNTTYLGSEVLYSCSNSHRLAGTPKRTCLESGLWSDASPRCEEIRCPEPTFAPHSILSVTGNDRMYGRTLIRTSDVAANSVQTYKIGALAKYRCERGYKIVGEPLITCEENGLWSGEIPECVYVDCGVPPSMISGRVTLATNATYYGAAALYECDGNFKLDGVSRRLCMEDGSWSHETPACVEITCEEPNVAENLVVSAGDRKVGTAARFSCTKGRYMVGNDSRTCQPTGQWTGKNPVCKLIDCGRPADIANGRVIVVNESTVYGGSAEYHCVPHYNRIGPYLRKCMDDGKWSGEEPRCELIVNDAQETNSLGTGIAIGAAIIVILLILIGVLFLHRNKARPVKNTENVQAAEHKDEQNAAVMSYSSLENGRHGFDLPNRGNLVTFNTFQSGAGANGHPPPPSRLASVGNNNNNSLSSRHMNGNGTGGENIYDQIPSEQFYDAPYEMRSNDEVYEPEPTGRTNVITINGVSVR; via the exons tttgcGGACCGCCGGCGATTCCGGCCAATGCCCGCGTCCAGACACAGCCGGCCGACGGCACCGGAGGAGGCCTCCGGTCGGCCAAGTACGAGTGCGACTCGGGCTACGAGCTGTTCGGGTCGGAGACCATCAAGTGTGACCCGGTCAAGGGCTGGGACCGAGAGCTGCCATTTTGCG GAACCAATGTGGCGTACCGAAAGCCGGTAAATCAATCGTCGGCGACGCGGTCCGGCCCGGCGGGATTCGCCAACGACGGCAAGCCGGGCAACCAGAACCCGGACGGGCAGGAGTGCTCCGAAACGCAAAAGGAGGCGTCCCCCTGGTGGCGAGTAGATCTACTTACCCCGGAAGCGGTTCGGGTTGTGCGAATCACCACCAGGGGATGCTGCGGTCACCAGCCGCTGCAGGATCTGGAGATTCGCGTGGGAAACAGCAGTTCGGACCTGCAGCGGAATCCGCTGTGCGCCTGGTACCCGGGAACCATGGACGAGGGAACGACCAAGAGCTTCACGTGCGCGAGGCCACTCATCGGGCAGTTTGTGACCGTACAGCTCGTCGGCGTCGAAAGCAGCTTGAGCTTGTGTGAGGTGGAGGTGTTCTCGAACGACGAGTTCTCGCCGGATCGGTGCGCGGCGCCGAACCTGAACGCGGACACCATCCTGACGACTTTCGCCAAGACGTGCTACGAGTTCCACATAACGCGAGGCGAGAGCTTCGACAAGGCGCGGCAGGTTTGTCAGTCCCACG GTGGCGACCTGCTGCACGACATCCGCGGTGCGACCAACGACTACATCATCTCGGAGCTGGAGCGGCGCAAGACGGACCTCCGGACGCAGCTGGTGTGGATCGGGGCCCAAAAAGAACCCGGCATTACGGCCCGCACCTGGAAATGGGTGAACG GTGATACCGTGCTGAAGCCGACATGGGGTAAAGATCAGCCCAACAACTACAACGGCGAGCAAAACTGTGTCGTGCTGGATGGAGGTCGCAGCTGGTTGTGGAACGACGTGGGCTGCAACCTCGACTACCTGAACTTTATCTGTCAACACAGCCCGCTGAGCTGTGGTTCGCCGGAAGCCCTGGTCAACACGACGATCGTCGGCAAGAACTTTACCATTGGAGCGGCCATTGAGTACCGGTGTCCGGTAGGTCACTCGCTGATCGGTGATGCGCAGCGACTGTGCCAAGAGACCGGGGTCTGGAGCGGGCGACCCCCAACGTGCAAAT ATGTCGACTGCGGCGCTCTTCCGGAGATCGACCATGGCGGCATTATCCTGTCGGAACAGCGAACCAGCTTCGGCGTGAAGGCCACCTACACCTGCCACGAGAACTACACGCTGATCGGGAACGAGAACCGAACCTGCCAAGCGGACGGCTGGTCCGGATCGGATCCGAAGTGTTTGGTCGACTGGTGTCCGGAACCTCCACCCATTCAGGGTGGTACGATCAAGGTTTCCGGACGACGCGCTGGATCCACCGCGATCTATTCGTGCGAGTACGGGTTTGTGCTCATCGGGGAACCGGTGCTGTCGTGTGGTCTCGGCGGTAACTGGACCGGCAAGACCCCGCTCTGTAGATTCGTTGATTGCGGAATGCCGGCGCGACCGGATCGTGGAAACTTGCTACTGGTGAACGATTCCACTACGGTAGGTTCGATGGTGAGGTACTTCTGTGACGACGACTACTGGTTGGTTGGCCCGTCGGAGCTGTTCTGCACGAAAGATGGAAAGTGGTCCGGAAGTGCACCAGCTTGCGAGC TGATCACTTGTGAGACCCCTCACGTTCCCGCCGGTTCGTTCGTGGTCGGCTACGACTACAACATCCACTCCTCGATCCAGTACCACTGCGATCCGGGACACATCCTGCGCGGTGACGACACCCTCACCTGTCTCGAGTCCGGCCACTGGAGTGGTGACGCTCCCGACTGCGAGTACGTCGACTGTGGCCCCCTCACCCCGATCCCCTTCGGCTCGAACCGATACCTCCAGAACACGACCTACCTCGGATCGGAAGTCCTGTACTCCTGCTCCAACTCGCATCGCCTCGCCGGAACCCCCAAGCGAACCTGCCTCGAAAGCGGCCTCTGGAGCGATGCGTCTCCACGCTGCGAGGAAATCCGCTGTCCGGAACCGACGTTCGCCCCGCACAGCATTCTTAGCGTTACCGGAAACGATCGCATGTACGGCCGAACGCTGATCCGAACGTCGGACGTGGCGGCCAACAGCGTGCAGACGTACAAGATCGGGGCGCTGGCCAAGTACCGCTGCGAGCGGGGATACAAGATCGTCGGGGAACCGCTCATCACGTGCGAGGAGAACGGGCTGTGGAGTGGCGAGATTCCGGAGTGTGTCT ATGTCGACTGTGGCGTGCCGCCGAGCATGATCAGCGGTCGCGTGACGCTCGCGACCAACGCTACCTACTACGGGGCGGCAGCACTGTACGAGTGCGACGGAAACTTCAAGCTGGACGGCGTGTCACGTCGGCTCTGTATGGAGGACGGCAGCTGGAGCCACGAGACGCCGGCTTGCGTGGAGATCACCTGCGAGGAGCCGAACGTGGCGGAGAATCTGGTGGTGAGTGCGGGCGATCGCAAGGTCGGAACGGCGGCGCGGTTCAGCTGTACCAAGGGTCGGTACATGGTCGGCAATGACAGCAGGACATGTCAGCCGACCGGCCAGTGGACGGGCAAGAATCCGGTGTGCAAGT TGATCGACTGCGGTCGGCCAGCGGACATTGCCAACGGGCGGGTCATCGTGGTCAACGAGTCCACCGTGTACGGAGGATCGGCGGAGTATCACTGCGTGCCGCACTACAATCGGATCGGGCCGTACCTCCGGAAGTGCATGGATGACGGCAAGTGGAGCGGGGAGGAGCCGCGATGTGAAC TGATCGTCAATGACGCCCAGGAGACAAACAGCTTGGGAACGGGAATCGCGATCGGTGCCGCCATCATCGTGATCCTGCTGATCCTGATCGGGGTTCTGTTCCTGCACCGAAACAAGGCCCGTCCGGTGAAGAACACCGAGAACGTGCAGGCGGCGGAACACAAGGACGAACAAAATGCCGCGGTCATGTCGTACTCGTCATTGGAAAATGGCCGCCACGGCTTTGACCTGCCGAACCGGGGCAACCTGGTAACCTTCAACACGTTCCAGAGCGGTGCGGGTGCCAACGGGCATCCGCCTCCGCCCAGTAGGCTAGCTAGTGTaggtaacaacaacaacaatagttTAAGTAGTAGACACATGAACGGCAACGGGACCGGCGGGGAGAACATCTACGACCAGATCCCGAGCGAGCAGTTTTACGACGCACCGTACGAGATGCGAAGCAACGACGAGGTATACGAGCCGGAACCGACGGGCCGGACGAACGTCATTACCATCAACGGGGTTAGTGTTCGGTAG